Proteins from one Panicum virgatum strain AP13 chromosome 7K, P.virgatum_v5, whole genome shotgun sequence genomic window:
- the LOC120641079 gene encoding uncharacterized protein LOC120641079, whose protein sequence is MEIATESKSGSRDSDAEVAGCEKRMKETDYDWDGRLKLEIEWNPMKLQIQTVQADMDRLMTSGKGEDEGGIVQSEAKTLLEENGRIVQMLQGSLSPLLEKINQRFVDHEELDGKDASKMDSAMGSGHASKVDSAVGNSKEGHATKVDLAMRNSKEGLEGDKSGKRKVSKKEEKLQKQLEQYEEYRRKMAEEELHRDPEELTDPYACQARLFEKRWNELYLNHYGRLEDNTSIPCKRYTVNPAPCGGQKCDTLQVFSVKVAELTGGLQWPLDVFGMVALRDMLDHNRNIIFKRGRDNCQTLTDENPYLVLSGPVRGVVYTAPVIFEVRLSVRGITESDDKELSLLAARLVNLSYNPLESLLIKKSYTSRLSTLDFEHGNIVYSVEATISVKVISGPPDGFYGEFAAATDSLKCEILLHSSGFEERHLAGDEIKLSRSVVSVESFGKLIVSVRASDGSVTLTGTKKFRPLEKGITTGRLRIAKLCQLEFTVAWSLFSYSGT, encoded by the exons ATGGAGATCGCGACGGAGTCAAAGTCGGGGAGCAGGGACTCCGATGCGGAGGTTGCGGGGTGTGAGAAGAGGATGAAGGAAACAGATTATGATTGGGATGGAAGGTTAAAGTTGGAGATTGAGTGGAATCCGATGAAGTTGCAGATTCAGACTGTACAAGCCGATATGGATCGGTTGATGACGAGCGGTAAAGGGGAAGACGAAGGTGGAATAGTGCAGTCGGAAGCCAAGACGTTGTTGGAAGAGAATGGTAGAATTGTGCAGATGCTGCAGGGAAGCCTAAGCCCGCTTTTAGAAAAGATAAACCAGCGATTTGTGGATCATGAAGAGCTGGATGGGAAGGACGCCTCGAAGATGGATTCGGCGATGGGCAGCGGCCACGCCTCGAAGGTGGATTCGGCGGTGGGGAACTCAAAGGAAGGCCACGCCACGAAGGTGGATTTGGCGATGAGGAACTCAAAGGAGGGCCTGGAAGGGGACAAGTCAGGGAAACGAAAAGTGTCAAAAAAGGAGGAAAAGTTGCAGAAGCAGTTGGAGCAGTATGAGGAGTATAGGAGgaagatggctgaggaagagcTTCATCGGGATCCAGAGGAGCTAACAGACCCTTACGCCTGTCAAGCAAGGTTGTTTGAAAAAAGGTGGAACGAGCTCTATCTGAATCACTATGGTCGCTTGGAAGACAACA CATCTATCCCTTGCAAGCGGTATACAGTTAATCCTGCGCCATGTGGTGGTCAGAAGTGCGATACTCTGCAAGTGTTTTCTGTCAAGGTTGCAGAATTAACAGGAGGTTTACAGTGGCCGCTCGATGTGTTTGGTATGGTAGCTCTGCGTGACATGTTAGATCACAACCGCAATATTATCTTCAAGCGCGGAAGGGATAACTGTCAAACTCTCACCGACGAG AATCCATATTTAGTACTGTCTGGTCCTGTCCGTGGTGTTGTGTACACTGCTCCTGTGATCTTTGAGGTAAGGTTGTCTGTGAGGGGCATTACTGAGTCCGATGACAAAGAATTAAGCCTGCTAGCAGCTAGGCTCGTCAACCTCAGTTACAACCCACTGGAGTCACTTCTGATTAAGAAGTCCTACACTAGCAGGCTTAGCACACTGGACTTCGAGCACGGCAATATTGTTTACTCTGTGGAAGCTACAATCAGTGTGAAAGTGATTTCTGGGCCACCTGATGGTTTTTATGGTGAGTTTGCTGCCGCTACAGACAGTTTAAAATGTGAAATCTTACTTCATAGTTCTGGATTTGAGGAACGACACCTTGCTGGTGATGAGATCAAGCTTTCAAGGAGTGTTGTTTCTGTTGAAAGCTTTGGAAAGCTGATTGTTTCTGTTAGGGCTTCGGATGGTTCTGTTACATTGACGGGTACAAAGAAGTTCAGACCTCTGGAAAAGGGTATAACGACTGGAAGGCTTCGTATTGCTAAGTTGTGTCAATTGGAATTCACTGTGGCATGGTCCCTTTTCTCTTATTCGGGGACTTAG
- the LOC120641080 gene encoding non-specific lipid-transfer protein 4-like — protein MRGLLVLPLLLAAAACLAEGAGECGATPPDRMALRLAPCASAAQNPSAAPSGACCGAVRTIGKQSPQCLCAVMLSNTAKSSGIKPEVAITIPKRCNLTDRPVGYKCGAYTSP, from the exons ATGAGGGGTCTCCTTGTGCTCCccctcctgctcgccgccgcggcgtgccTCGCCGAGGGCGCGGGCGAGTGCGGGGCGACGCCGCCGGACAGGATGGCGCTGAGGCTGGCGCCGtgcgcgtcggcggcgcagAACCCGAGCGCCGCGCCGTCCGGCGCCTGCTGCGGCGCTGTGCGCACCATCGGGAAGCAGAGCCCCCAGTGCCTGTGCGCCGTGATGCTGTCCAACACCGCCAAGAGCTCCGGCATCAAGCCCGAGGTCGCCATCACCATCCCCAAGCGATGCAACCTCACCGACCGCCCCGTCGGCTACAAGTGCGGAG CTTACACTTCGCCATGA